From Endozoicomonas sp. 8E, the proteins below share one genomic window:
- the sbcD gene encoding exonuclease subunit SbcD has protein sequence MRILHTSDWHLGQHFIGKSREPEHQAFIRWLLETVDENSVDAIIVAGDIFDTGTPPSYARTLYNRFIVNLQKTCCQQLIIVGGNHDSVSTLNESRDLLACLNTHVVGGVTENPEDQIVTLKNHQGEPGAVVCAIPFIRPRDVLESQAGDSDTDKQQALQNAIARHYQKVFELASDKNLPTVATGHLTTVGGQMSESVRDIYIGTLSAFPVSAFPPADYIALGHLHRAQKVSDQAHIRYSGSPIPLSFDETSCPKQVVLVDLEPGTAPEIKELEVPTFRSLKSLKGSLKTIQQALDKINDDSPLTTWLELEVSTDDYLTDLQKPIQIMLEGRNLEVLRVRRKREINSAALQSECKETLDELDVAEVFARRLNDEDLDEQRTASLNRAFNEILATLDEPDDDNKTARLEDEKELIA, from the coding sequence ATGCGCATTCTCCACACCTCTGACTGGCACCTTGGCCAGCACTTCATAGGCAAGAGCCGAGAGCCTGAGCATCAGGCATTTATTCGCTGGCTGCTGGAAACCGTTGACGAGAATTCTGTGGATGCCATCATTGTTGCCGGTGATATTTTTGATACCGGAACGCCGCCCAGCTATGCCCGAACACTCTACAACCGGTTCATTGTCAACCTGCAGAAAACCTGCTGCCAGCAGCTGATTATTGTCGGTGGTAACCATGACTCGGTCTCAACCCTGAATGAGTCCAGAGATTTGTTGGCCTGCCTGAATACCCATGTTGTGGGTGGCGTTACAGAAAACCCGGAAGACCAGATAGTAACTTTGAAGAACCATCAGGGAGAACCCGGCGCAGTGGTATGCGCTATACCGTTTATCCGTCCCAGAGATGTTCTGGAAAGTCAGGCGGGTGACAGTGACACCGATAAACAACAGGCTCTGCAGAACGCGATTGCCAGACACTATCAGAAAGTCTTCGAACTGGCCTCTGACAAAAACCTGCCAACCGTGGCTACAGGGCACCTGACCACGGTCGGTGGACAAATGTCTGAGTCGGTGCGAGATATTTATATTGGCACCCTGTCGGCTTTTCCGGTCAGCGCCTTCCCTCCGGCAGACTACATAGCCCTGGGGCACCTTCACCGCGCCCAGAAGGTCTCGGATCAGGCACATATCCGTTACTCAGGCTCCCCTATTCCGCTCAGCTTTGATGAAACGTCCTGCCCTAAACAGGTCGTGCTGGTTGACCTTGAGCCTGGCACTGCGCCAGAAATCAAAGAACTGGAAGTGCCCACCTTTCGTTCCCTGAAAAGCCTGAAAGGCAGCCTGAAGACCATTCAGCAGGCGCTGGACAAGATCAATGACGACTCTCCACTCACCACCTGGCTGGAATTGGAAGTCAGCACTGACGACTACCTCACCGATCTGCAAAAGCCTATACAGATCATGCTGGAGGGCAGAAATCTGGAAGTATTAAGAGTCCGTCGAAAGCGTGAAATCAACAGTGCTGCTCTACAAAGCGAATGCAAAGAGACACTTGACGAACTTGATGTCGCTGAAGTGTTTGCCCGGCGACTGAACGACGAAGATCTTGATGAACAACGCACAGCCAGTCTCAACCGGGCGTTTAATGAAATCCTTGCCACTCTGGATGAACCGGATGATGACAACAAAACCGCCAGACTTGAGGACGAGAAGGAGTTGATAGCTTGA
- the nagB gene encoding glucosamine-6-phosphate deaminase: MRLIPLSAKSDVGKWAARHIVRRINKFKPTADRPFVLGLPTGSTPLATYKNLIEMNRAGEVSFEHVVTFNMDEYVGIPADHPESYRTFMFKNFFEHIDIRQGNINLLNGNPKDLEAECQRYEDKIKSFGGIDLFMGGVGHDGHIAFNEPGSSLSSRTRIKTLTDRTRQANSRFFENDINQVPKLALTIGVGTLMDAREVMILVTGADKAYALHAAVEGSVNHLWTISAMQMHPRAMIVCDEDATMELRVKTLKYFAELEAENIRGL, encoded by the coding sequence ATGCGCTTAATTCCTCTATCCGCTAAATCCGACGTGGGCAAATGGGCCGCCAGGCACATTGTCAGACGGATCAACAAGTTCAAGCCAACGGCTGACAGACCCTTTGTTCTGGGTCTGCCAACAGGCAGTACACCTCTGGCTACCTACAAGAACCTGATTGAGATGAACCGTGCCGGCGAGGTGAGCTTTGAGCATGTAGTGACTTTCAATATGGACGAATACGTGGGCATTCCCGCCGATCATCCAGAATCTTACCGCACCTTCATGTTCAAGAATTTCTTTGAACATATTGATATCCGTCAAGGGAACATCAATCTGCTCAATGGAAATCCGAAAGATCTGGAAGCCGAATGCCAGCGCTATGAAGACAAGATCAAATCCTTTGGCGGCATTGATCTGTTTATGGGTGGAGTCGGTCACGATGGCCATATTGCCTTTAACGAGCCAGGATCTTCCCTGTCTTCACGTACCCGCATCAAGACCCTGACTGACAGGACCCGTCAGGCCAATTCCCGTTTCTTCGAAAACGACATCAATCAGGTACCCAAACTGGCTCTGACCATTGGTGTGGGCACACTGATGGATGCCCGTGAAGTCATGATTCTGGTAACCGGTGCGGATAAGGCTTATGCCCTCCATGCTGCGGTAGAAGGTTCAGTGAACCATCTGTGGACCATCTCTGCCATGCAGATGCACCCGAGAGCCATGATCGTCTGTGATGAAGATGCCACCATGGAACTGCGAGTGAAGACCCTGAAATACTTTGCCGAGCTGGAAGCTGAAAATATTCGCGGCCTGTGA
- a CDS encoding DUF5718 family protein, which produces MPYRNMIGLGVAGNFAGHLEQAGEASDFQALKVSEDNQPKAIFPFYVPSENSGFLSTYPLSNDKITMPETEGCLQIEPEVALICNIEYALNENTGNRVVADLIPKQFAAYNDCSIRKPNAHKISEKKNWGAHTKGIASTLLELDTLQQGGTLDRFRIASYHKKDGNIFRYGEDSPTLGYSYFHQKLLDWIIDRMNHQQDNGPAEDIASLLAKAEYPEQALISIGATRYTEYGESHFLQSGDTSIVVVYDGELFHEEEILEMAALSDFSDTGISALIQRVC; this is translated from the coding sequence ATGCCTTACAGAAATATGATCGGTTTGGGGGTTGCCGGTAACTTTGCCGGTCACCTGGAACAGGCGGGGGAAGCCTCTGATTTTCAGGCATTAAAGGTCTCTGAAGACAATCAGCCCAAGGCGATTTTTCCTTTCTATGTCCCTTCTGAAAACTCCGGTTTTTTATCTACCTATCCATTGTCTAATGACAAAATCACTATGCCTGAAACCGAAGGCTGTCTTCAGATCGAACCAGAAGTGGCACTGATCTGCAACATCGAATACGCCCTTAATGAAAACACGGGTAACAGAGTGGTGGCGGATCTGATTCCAAAACAATTCGCAGCATACAACGACTGTTCTATTCGCAAACCCAATGCCCATAAAATCAGTGAAAAGAAAAACTGGGGTGCCCACACCAAAGGCATCGCAAGTACACTTCTTGAACTCGATACCCTGCAACAGGGCGGCACACTGGATCGCTTCCGTATCGCCAGCTACCACAAAAAAGATGGCAATATCTTTCGTTACGGTGAAGACAGCCCGACATTGGGCTATAGCTATTTTCACCAGAAGCTGCTGGACTGGATTATTGACCGCATGAATCACCAGCAGGATAACGGACCGGCAGAAGATATTGCCTCTCTTCTGGCCAAAGCTGAATATCCGGAACAGGCGCTGATCAGCATCGGAGCCACCCGTTACACTGAATATGGCGAATCCCATTTCCTGCAGTCAGGCGATACCAGCATTGTTGTCGTTTATGACGGTGAACTCTTCCACGAAGAAGAGATTCTGGAAATGGCTGCCCTGAGTGACTTCTCTGATACCGGCATTTCTGCCCTGATCCAGCGAGTCTGTTAA
- the pntB gene encoding Re/Si-specific NAD(P)(+) transhydrogenase subunit beta — protein sequence MSQGLLSSAYLMAALLFVMSLAGLSRQESAKSGSLYGMVGMVIAVLATLGYAHLEGFTFVTIMMIAGTATGLFLARKVEMTEMPQLVAILNGFGGLAAVLIGFSSAIESSESLFKATSKLMSSTDQLIHSIEIFIGIIIGAITFSGSVVACLKLNGNINSRPVSLPGGHWTNLALIVLAIVMGIVYVQQHSILALIIMTGLAFIFGITLVMGIGGADMPVVVSMLNAYSGLAAAATGFMLGNNLLIITGAMVGSSGAILSYLMCTAMNRSFISVILGGFGTEGGTVAEGEEQGEYTEINVEEVAEMLKNASSVIITPGYGMAVAQAQHPLRELVNKLLAQNIKVRFGIHPVAGRLPGHMNVLLAEAKVPYDIVEEMDEINDNFTETDVVLVIGANDTVNPAAAEDPGSPIAGMPVLRVWEAERVVVFKRSMATGYAGVQNPLFFKDNSRMLFGDAHGTVEGILKQF from the coding sequence ATGTCACAAGGATTATTATCGTCCGCCTACCTGATGGCAGCGCTGCTGTTTGTCATGAGTCTGGCAGGCCTGAGTCGTCAGGAGTCTGCGAAAAGCGGCAGTCTCTATGGCATGGTCGGTATGGTCATCGCCGTTCTGGCCACACTGGGTTATGCACACCTCGAAGGCTTTACTTTTGTCACCATTATGATGATTGCGGGAACAGCCACAGGCCTCTTCCTGGCCAGGAAAGTGGAAATGACCGAAATGCCCCAGCTGGTCGCCATCCTGAATGGTTTTGGTGGGCTGGCAGCGGTATTGATCGGCTTTTCAAGCGCCATTGAATCTTCAGAATCACTGTTCAAGGCGACTTCTAAGCTGATGTCGTCTACTGATCAACTGATTCACAGCATTGAAATTTTCATCGGCATCATCATCGGTGCAATCACCTTCAGTGGTTCGGTTGTTGCCTGCCTGAAACTGAATGGAAACATCAACAGCCGCCCCGTATCATTGCCTGGTGGTCACTGGACCAACCTGGCTTTGATTGTTCTGGCTATTGTGATGGGGATTGTCTACGTACAGCAGCACAGCATTCTGGCTCTGATCATCATGACCGGTCTGGCCTTTATTTTTGGTATCACTCTGGTTATGGGCATCGGTGGTGCTGACATGCCGGTTGTGGTTTCCATGCTCAATGCTTACTCCGGCCTGGCCGCTGCTGCTACTGGTTTTATGCTGGGCAACAACCTGCTGATTATCACAGGTGCCATGGTGGGTTCTTCAGGCGCGATTCTCTCCTACCTGATGTGTACAGCCATGAACAGGTCCTTTATATCGGTAATTCTCGGTGGTTTTGGCACCGAAGGTGGTACTGTAGCGGAAGGTGAAGAACAGGGCGAATACACCGAGATCAATGTAGAAGAAGTCGCTGAAATGCTGAAAAACGCTTCCAGCGTGATCATCACTCCCGGATACGGAATGGCCGTCGCCCAGGCTCAGCACCCCCTGAGAGAACTGGTCAATAAGTTGCTGGCCCAGAACATTAAGGTACGCTTTGGTATTCATCCGGTGGCTGGTCGTCTGCCAGGTCATATGAACGTTTTGCTGGCCGAGGCAAAAGTGCCTTACGATATCGTTGAAGAGATGGATGAGATTAACGACAACTTTACTGAAACGGATGTTGTCCTGGTGATTGGTGCCAACGATACTGTAAACCCTGCGGCAGCTGAAGATCCGGGCAGCCCGATTGCAGGCATGCCCGTACTTCGTGTCTGGGAAGCAGAAAGAGTCGTGGTATTCAAACGCTCTATGGCTACAGGCTATGCAGGTGTCCAAAATCCTCTGTTCTTTAAAGACAATTCTCGTATGCTTTTCGGAGATGCTCACGGCACCGTCGAAGGTATTCTTAAACAGTTCTGA
- a CDS encoding Re/Si-specific NAD(P)(+) transhydrogenase subunit alpha, whose amino-acid sequence MRIGIPGEIQENENRVAATPDTIGKLQKLGYDVIIESGAGIKASFDDAAFKEAGAQIAERSEVWSSDIVLKVNAPTDDEIALLKDGATLASFIWPGQNEELMNKLSQRNINVLALDSVPRLSRSQSLDALSSMANIGGYRAVVEASHHFGRFFNGQITAAGKIPPAKVMVIGAGVAGLAALGAAGSMGAIVRAFDTRPEVKEQVESMGAEFLELDYEEEQDSSDGYAKEMSQAFIDAEMALFMEQAKEVDIIITTALIPGRPAPKLILEDMVKAMKPGSVIVDLAAQTGGNCECTEKDKVVVKHGVTVIGYTDLPSRLPTQSSQLYGTNLVNMLKLMTPEKDGNLVIDFEDEVVRGLTVVKEGNITWPPPPVKVSAAPVAKPTPKVDEVKKEKPSRPWLKPALIAAGAAIFGWVAHSAPASFLEHFTVFVLSSIIGYYVIWNVTSALHTPLMSVTNAISGIIVIGALMQMGSDNNIILAMSGIALLVAMINIVGGFAVTQRMLKMFIRDN is encoded by the coding sequence ATGCGGATAGGGATCCCTGGAGAGATTCAGGAAAACGAAAACCGGGTAGCCGCTACGCCTGATACGATAGGCAAGCTGCAAAAGCTCGGTTATGACGTCATCATCGAGAGTGGAGCTGGTATCAAAGCCAGCTTTGATGATGCAGCTTTTAAAGAAGCTGGCGCTCAAATCGCAGAACGCTCAGAAGTCTGGAGTTCCGATATCGTCCTGAAAGTGAACGCACCTACAGACGACGAAATAGCTCTATTAAAAGACGGCGCTACCCTCGCCAGCTTTATCTGGCCCGGCCAGAATGAAGAGCTTATGAACAAACTCAGCCAGCGCAACATCAACGTGCTGGCTTTGGACAGCGTACCCCGCCTGTCCCGTTCCCAGTCACTGGATGCCCTGAGTTCCATGGCTAATATTGGCGGTTACCGGGCTGTTGTTGAGGCTTCACATCACTTTGGCCGCTTTTTTAATGGTCAGATTACCGCTGCTGGCAAAATACCACCTGCCAAGGTCATGGTCATTGGTGCCGGCGTTGCAGGTCTCGCTGCCCTGGGTGCTGCTGGCAGCATGGGTGCTATTGTTCGGGCTTTCGACACTCGTCCTGAAGTTAAGGAACAGGTAGAAAGCATGGGCGCTGAATTCCTTGAGCTGGATTACGAGGAGGAGCAAGACTCTTCCGACGGCTATGCCAAGGAAATGAGCCAGGCCTTTATTGATGCCGAGATGGCCCTGTTCATGGAACAGGCCAAAGAGGTCGACATCATTATCACCACCGCCCTGATTCCCGGTCGCCCGGCACCCAAGCTGATTCTGGAAGACATGGTTAAAGCCATGAAGCCGGGCAGTGTTATTGTCGATCTGGCTGCCCAGACCGGTGGTAACTGTGAATGCACAGAAAAAGACAAGGTTGTGGTCAAGCATGGCGTCACTGTTATCGGTTACACCGACCTGCCCAGCAGACTGCCAACCCAGTCATCGCAGTTATACGGCACCAACCTGGTGAATATGCTGAAACTGATGACACCTGAGAAAGACGGCAACCTGGTCATCGACTTTGAGGACGAAGTAGTCCGTGGTCTCACTGTCGTGAAAGAGGGCAACATTACCTGGCCTCCACCGCCTGTTAAAGTCAGTGCAGCTCCGGTAGCGAAACCGACTCCAAAGGTTGATGAAGTCAAGAAAGAGAAGCCTTCCCGCCCCTGGCTGAAACCTGCCCTGATCGCTGCAGGGGCCGCCATCTTCGGATGGGTTGCCCATTCAGCTCCGGCAAGCTTTCTGGAACACTTCACTGTATTCGTTCTGTCGTCCATTATCGGCTACTACGTCATCTGGAATGTTACTTCCGCCCTGCACACACCTCTGATGAGTGTGACCAACGCCATCAGCGGCATTATTGTTATCGGTGCCCTGATGCAAATGGGGAGTGACAACAATATTATTCTGGCTATGTCGGGCATCGCCCTGTTGGTGGCCATGATCAATATTGTAGGTGGTTTCGCTGTGACCCAGCGGATGCTCAAGATGTTCATCAGAGATAATTAA